TGTTGCTGCTATGTTTGATTGGATTGCATTGCCAAGTTTTTTGTTCCTTCTGTACAGGTGTTGAGCCAGTGCAAGTTCAGGAGACTGTAGAAAACCATTTAAAGAGCTTACTTATCAAGCATTTTGACCCTCGGAAAGCAGATTCCATCTTTACAGAGGAAGGAGAGGTGTGCATGGATTCCGTGTCACTATGTCTACATGAGTGGAATCTACATAGATGCCAATGGAGGAGTAGATGGTGGGGAAAGGAAATTCTGTATTCAAAGCTCTTTCTTTAAGTAACAACTGGTTTCAGAAAACCAGCTGTATCTCACTGGAGTCCTCAGAGGCTTAGACAACTTAGAAACTTGGAATGCATCCTCCTTTATAATAAAGTCCTGTATAACAACTCGCAGGACTACTGAGAGATGAAAGGTTTGCTTTTAATGGTCTTGGCAACTAGGTGTTCTTACATTTCTCTCTATTGCTCTAATCTTTTCAGACTCCAGCCTGGCTTGAGCAGATGATAGCACATACTACGTGGAGAGATCTCTTTTACAAGTTGGCAGAAGCCCATCCCGACTGTTTAATGCTGAATTTTACTGTGAAGGTAGTATAGTCAAGTCTAATAAATGAGAATATCCATAAAGGGCTAATTTTCTGGCATCAAATATTGTCTGTGGTTTTGCCTCTACCTTTTATGTATTCCTGCTAACGTTGCTTATTCAGATGTCAGCACAAATACACATTGGTGGGAGCAATTGTGTTACAGGTTGCAGGTAGTAAGTAGTTTCCCAGTTTGAAGtactgcttttgttgttgttgttttgggttttttggtgttttgggggggttttgggggtttttaccTTTTGATCTGTATTTGAAAATTCGGGATTTCTGGTGCAGTGGAAAATTTCAGTCAGTTTTGTATGTTGTATGacaaggagagaatgttgtatcTTGCTGTGCTCcgaagtatttttatttcattgtggTTTACTTTCTTTTTGCTACATCTGTATTGGTTTCCTTTTCTGTAGTCTAAAAGATAAGCATGAATTCCAGTAAGTGTATGCAGAGGGAAATCTTACATTCTGTGTCATCATATGGACTTGTTAGGGTATCTGAAATATAAATGTGAATACTgcaaatttttgttttatttttatagcttATATCTGATGCTGGATATCAAGGGGAAATAACCAGTGTTTCAACAGCATGTCAGCAGCTGGAAGTATTTTCCAGAGTCCTGCGTACATCTCTGGCAACAATTTTAGATGGAGGAGAAGAAAACCTTGAAAAAAACCTCCCTGAGTTTGCTgtaagtttttttcctttttatgcggagagaaagtaatgttttcctttctgcttaaGATACACAAGTCATTGTGGGATTGTAGAGAATCTTGACATCAAGTCTTACAAAGGCTTATGAAGAGAAAGTATATCTGAGTTAAATAATAGAAATTTATGCTTTTTGATCATTCTGTGACTAAGAATTCCTTGGGTTGCTTATGTGACACTTCTTATATTAAATGGATTGTAAAAAGGTGAAGGGAGAACCGTCTTTCATATTTAATGCAAGATCTAAAGATCAGTCTAGTCAGTCCCCTGgcaaattaaaataattggtttatCATCCATGTCAGTGTGGAAGTTGCTGTCTGAATCAATCCAGCATATGTTCTGTGTTGTGAAATAGCATAATGACTTTCAGATGGCTTTATACTTCTCTTACTTTTTAAATATTGCAGAGAAAGTACTGAGTGCTATTAGGATAGAATTTCCTCTCAATTCTGGCATTTAAGAAATGAAGTTCTCAATTTAGCCATTTTTTCTCGCATAGTATGAATGCAGAGCGATGTTGTGTTTTCTGTACCTTATTAGcagttgggtttttggttttcttgtttagttgtttgtggtgtggtgttttccttttaatgaaTAGATTTCAGTAAAATCTTTGCGGCAGTGTAACCACAGAAGCGTACCTGCGTGTTTCTTGTTGACTGGTAAGAGTTTTGGATGTGTGCTTTCACAGAAGATGGTGTGCCATGGAGAACACACGTATCTTTTTGCTCAGTCTATGATGTCCATATTAGCTCAGGAAGAGCAAGGAGGGTCGGCTGTCAGACGGATTGCCCAGGAGGTTCAGCGATACGCGCATGAGAAGTAAGCGAGAGTTATATTATTAGTGAAATGTAAGTCACCAAAATTTGTAAACTGCTGTCTTTTGCCCATCCTTGATTACCTTTTGCTAGCAAATGGAAAATTCTTAGCCGCGACAGAGCAGTCCTTTTAGCAAGCCTTAATTTGTAGAGCAGCAAAAAAGTTCAGTGTCTTGTACTAGGAGACCtgaaatcagaacagcaaagaatTGAAgtttttgtcttaaaaaaaaaaatatatatttttattactcTACAAGcattttagaaacaaacaaaggaaatacaGGCCTGTTTCTATAATTACCGAGGATAAGGGGTTCTGCCCTAAGGCGTTACATTCCATAGGATGTGCCCTATTGATTCAGTGACGCTAAAATGAAAATGTCTGAATTAAGAAAATAAGTTGCTCTGTGTGTTTGCTCTTCATCTAGAGGCCATGACGCCAGTCAGATCACCTTAGCGCTGGGCACTGCAGCCTCCTATCCTCGAGCGTGTCAGGCTCTTGGTGCAATGTTGTCCAAAGGAGCTCTGAATCCAGCAGATATCACTGTCCTCTTCAAAATGTTCACAAGCATGGACCCACCTCCAGTAGAACTGGTGAATAGCTCTCTTTTTATAACCTCTGAAACTTACTTCTATTACAGTAGCACTCAGAAATATGAGGTCGTCTTGTATCGACACAAAATAGAAGTTAGCACTCAGACTCATTCCTCTATAATTTTAAGTAATGTCTACGTGTGAAATGACTGCTTGTATTTTGCATTAGCTTcttgatggatttttttctgtaatcaTTCCAAGTTGTctttaattaatttaaattagATGTAAGAAGAGCTTCTCAATAGGAGATAAAAATGGCAAGGAATTAACTAActtcttttggagaaaaaaaaaagaaaaaacctgcaaaactgggtgggtttttgttgttgttgtaaggAGGCCTAAAGAGCATGTTTGACATTTCTCACTGCCTTGTTTTAACATGGGTTCTGGTAGCAAATGGTGGCATTTATATACTTCAGCAATGTAGTCtgtaactctctttttatttggtgtgtcttgggttttttgtgggaGAGTGGGGGTTGTTTTGTGTGTATCTAAAGTTTGTATCCCTTCAGAAGACTATCTAACCTACTCCCAAGGGGGAATGTGTTATATATCATTCTATGCAAAGTATATCAGATGGAAAAACTATTTTTAGTCACCTGTTACAACTTTCAGGCTCTAACAAAACATTTGGTTTCTTCACAGATTCGAGTACCTGCCTTTCTGGACCTGTTCATGCAGTCATTGTTTAAGCCGGGTGCTAAGATCAACCAGGACCACAAACATAAATATATTCACATACTGGCATATGCAGCTAGTGTAGTAGAGATGTGGAAAAAGGTAATGTTCGGGTCTGTGAATAAGATTATTTTTACCTACAGTGGCTTGACTGAGCTGGAAAAGGATGTGTGGTTGTGAAGTTGCTcactttaaaataatgtattcagCTTAATTTACTTATTTTAATATGACAGTTTCTCGCTTCAACTGAAATGACTAAAAAACATAGATTCTCATAATCAATTAGTACTATAATGGTTTGAGTGCACTGAGTATTTTTACTCTCTTTTTCCACCTCCCCTCAAAGGTTATCAGTAGCAGTTCTGTGCTGCAAGAATTGCATGTGCTTTTTCAGAGGAAGAGGAATTTAATTCTGTGAAGTGGATAAAGTAATTATTAGGGAATTAAATAAAGCAAACATCCTTGTACTTCAGCTCATTGATAATTAGTTCTTCTGAAAATTGCATTTGATTGTAAGTTTTGACAAAAATTATGTGATCTTAGGCTTATCAGAGGTTACAATTCCTTTCCTTAAATAACCAGGGACATCTGTTATACTCACAATTCTTGCATTCAAACTTTGCAATTTTTCAGAACAAGAGAGTCAGCATAAACAAGGATGAACTCAAGTCAACCTCGAAAGCCATTGAGACTGTTCACAATCTGTGTTGCAATGAGAACAAAGGGGCGTCAGAGCTGGTTGCAGAACTGAGCACTCTCTATCAGTGCATCAGGTGAGCAGAGACTGGTCCCAAGCCTCAGCTGTTGGAAAGAACGCGGTTTTTAGAAAAGGCAGTATTGCTAAAGGGAAATGCCTTTGTGGGCTACACTCTGATAATGTCCTCGCTGTAGAACACGTGAGGCTGTGGGCTGAAAGCAGCTTTCAAAATTGTACATCTGACTCTTTGGAGTCTCTCCCATGAGCGCATAAATTCTGACTTTCACTGGCAGCTTGTCCATCATGTGTCATCAGATGTGCTTTTCTCTGCCACTGGAAAAAGGTGACAGATTACTTGGTCTTCATAATAAAGCCTCCCTAGCAATAGATGCATCCATCCTTCTCTTAAAACTATGAAATAGCAGATATTGGATAAACTGGAACAAACTGGGAGTGTACATGAattttcttgcctatttttcacattttgtgCTGACCAGGTTGTTTCTTTGTAGAATGGATTTTCCTCCAGCCTTTCTTGATGTGCTGGCATCTTTTCAAGCAAAACTTTTTGAGCTTTATGAATTCTGCTTTAAGATAAACTGAAACTTTAGCAACCATTAGAATatactgaaagatttttttgatttttaaattgaCGAGGCGgtttcttggttggttggttggtttgttttgttgggtggaGGTTTTTTATGCTCCTCTGCCAAAGtaatcatcttttttttctgtaggttCCCAGTGGTGGCCATGGGTGTATTGAAGTGGGTGGACTGGACAGTGTCAGAACCACGATACTTCCAACTGCAGACTGATCACACTCCAGTACATCTGGCATTATTGGATGAGGTAAAAGTGTATAGAAAATCCCTCTGGAGAGTTAAAACCGTTTTGACACTTGTAAGTGGAATTACGTCCGGTTTACTGAATGTCTATCACCTGTAGTAAGTCAGTAAATATGCAGAGATTAATCTGCTTCTATTCGGAATTAGTTATTTGGTTTTGTCATCGCAGCATTATTTGCACCAGGAAAGCTTGGGTGTCAGAAAAAGAAACGGTGGAGTACTTTTCTAAAAGCATTTGCATCTGGCACTGAACATGAATGTAAACTTGTCTAATAAAGACTACTCTGGTTTTTAAATTGGAGTTCTGAGGATCTGACTTTCCCGTCTTGTTTGCAGATCAGTACATGCCATCAGCTGCTTCACCCCCAGGTTCTACAGCTTCTCGTCAAGCTCTTTGAAACAGAACATTCACAGCTTGATGTAATGGAGCAGGTGATTCTCAAAGGATTTGGTATTTGTGTTCCTTCATATTAGTTACACTTACTCAAGATAACAGCTTTTGCTGTCACAGCAGTTTTTAGGAGTTTAATTCAGGAATACGGTCATGGTTAAAAAGTAACATAGCGGATATTGAATCAGTAAGAATTAGCAATAAGAATTGCACAGTTTTGAGAGGAGGTTCTAATGTGTGATCCTTCCCTCCCCACACCATCAGCTGGAGTTGAAGAAGACTCTTTTGGATCGGATGGTGCACTTACTCAGTCGAGGATACGTCCTGCCTGTTGTCGGCTATATCCGCAAGTGCTTGGAGAAGCTAGATACCGATATCTCTCTCATCAGATACTTTGTTACTGAGGTCAGCAGCgaaaattgtgtgtgtgtttggataTTAAATCAGCTTACCTCTGATTCAAAAATATGGCAAGATCAGATTCTGAGCAATGTGTGTAACGTTAGTAATATCAATGTATGTCATATTGGTATTCACGAGGATGTGATGTTACTGACTCTTCACTCCTGAAAATATTAAGGTACTGGGAAGAGTACCACAAGAATATGTAATTAACTACTTGAATGGAAAACAAAAGGTCTTAAGTGCAACTACTTGTATGCTTTCAAGACTAGTATTATGAATTAAGTAGTGTCCCTACTACCTCTCTAAGGGGAAGAATAATCCATTTTTGTCTGCTGTTTCAGGTGCTGGATGTGATTGCTCCTCCATATACCTCAGACTTTGTACAGCTTTTTCTTCCGATCTTGGAGAATGAAAGTATTGCAGGTACTATTAAAACAGAAGGCGAACATGATCCTGTCACTGAGTTTATAGGTAAGTCACATTTATTCCTTGCATACCTGCTTCCTTTTTGTATTTGTTCCAATTTGCAAATAA
The DNA window shown above is from Patagioenas fasciata isolate bPatFas1 chromosome 16, bPatFas1.hap1, whole genome shotgun sequence and carries:
- the NELFCD gene encoding negative elongation factor C/D isoform X2, with protein sequence MEDADYFEGSAAEWGNEADGGAQDDEDGEGEDDAEVQQECLKKFSTPDYIMEPSIFNTLKRYFQAGGSPENVIQLLSENYTAVAQTVNLLAEWLIQTGVEPVQVQETVENHLKSLLIKHFDPRKADSIFTEEGETPAWLEQMIAHTTWRDLFYKLAEAHPDCLMLNFTVKLISDAGYQGEITSVSTACQQLEVFSRVLRTSLATILDGGEENLEKNLPEFAKMVCHGEHTYLFAQSMMSILAQEEQGGSAVRRIAQEVQRYAHEKGHDASQITLALGTAASYPRACQALGAMLSKGALNPADITVLFKMFTSMDPPPVELIRVPAFLDLFMQSLFKPGAKINQDHKHKYIHILAYAASVVEMWKKNKRVSINKDELKSTSKAIETVHNLCCNENKGASELVAELSTLYQCIRFPVVAMGVLKWVDWTVSEPRYFQLQTDHTPVHLALLDEISTCHQLLHPQVLQLLVKLFETEHSQLDVMEQLELKKTLLDRMVHLLSRGYVLPVVGYIRKCLEKLDTDISLIRYFVTEVLDVIAPPYTSDFVQLFLPILENESIAGTIKTEGEHDPVTEFIAHCKSNFIMMN
- the NELFCD gene encoding negative elongation factor C/D isoform X1, giving the protein MEDADYFEGSAAEWGNEADGGADDEDGEGEDDAEVQQECLKKFSTPDYIMEPSIFNTLKRYFQAGGSPENVIQLLSENYTAVAQTVNLLAEWLIQTGVEPVQVQETVENHLKSLLIKHFDPRKADSIFTEEGETPAWLEQMIAHTTWRDLFYKLAEAHPDCLMLNFTVKLISDAGYQGEITSVSTACQQLEVFSRVLRTSLATILDGGEENLEKNLPEFAKMVCHGEHTYLFAQSMMSILAQEEQGGSAVRRIAQEVQRYAHEKGHDASQITLALGTAASYPRACQALGAMLSKGALNPADITVLFKMFTSMDPPPVELIRVPAFLDLFMQSLFKPGAKINQDHKHKYIHILAYAASVVEMWKKNKRVSINKDELKSTSKAIETVHNLCCNENKGASELVAELSTLYQCIRFPVVAMGVLKWVDWTVSEPRYFQLQTDHTPVHLALLDEISTCHQLLHPQVLQLLVKLFETEHSQLDVMEQLELKKTLLDRMVHLLSRGYVLPVVGYIRKCLEKLDTDISLIRYFVTEVLDVIAPPYTSDFVQLFLPILENESIAGTIKTEGEHDPVTEFIAHCKSNFIMMN